In the genome of Desulfomonile tiedjei, the window ACTTCGCTCATTCGTGTTGATTTTCGTCTTATAGCCGCGAGCAATCAGGACCTGGACGCGATGATTACAGATGGACGATTCAGAAAAGACCTTTTTTATAGACTCAATGTGATACGATTGCATATCCCTCCCTTGAGAGACCGCAAAGAGGACATTGTTCCTCTGTCACACCATATTCTGCAGCAGATCGTAAGAGAACCGCCTCTCCCCGAAATCCAAGTCGACCCCGAAGCTGCCAAGACGCTGGCCCGATATGATTGGCCCGGTAACGTGCGGGAGTTGTCCAATGTCCTTGAAGGAATCGCCAACTCCATTGACGGAGACTCGGTTCGTATTCGCGATCTACCGTTCCATTTGTCCCGACGCGGCAAAGGGGCTTCCGAATCGGATCGCTTTTCTCTGAAGGACGTGCAGGGTCAAGCTGAAAAAGACGCGATCGTGTACGCACTGGAATCGGCCGACAACAACAAGGTCCGCGCGGCGGCATTGCTGGGAATTCACAGGACCCTTCTATACAAAAAGATGAAAAAATACGGCATCGCCTGCGATTGACTTTCATCAATTCGGAGTTGGAGATCACCAAATGCCACAGCTTAAGATGTTTACCATATTCCCCCTGCCCGCAATCGTCGGAATCGTGTTGCTCTGCACATCTCAAGTTTTTGCCAATGATTCCACTGCTCGTTTAGGCGCGGGCGGGATAGAACTGCTTAAAAACGAGCATATCCGGATGCTCGAGGAAGTTCTGGAAATATCCCCAACCAAGGTACGTGTCAAATATCGATTCCTTAACGAATCCGACCAGGATACCCATACTACAGTCGCGTTTCCGGTGTCTCCTGAAGACCCTATTCTGGGCTATCATTCCCCTGTCGCATTTAGTAGTAACATTTTGAAAACCTTCAAGGTTCTGGTGAACGGCAGACTTTTGACCACACAGCATGAGCGCAAGGCTGTCGTAGATGGCCGCGACATTACGGCTGAGTTACGCAAATTAGGTTTGTCTGATAAAGAAATCTTTTTTGAGGTTTCCTACGAAAATTTGGATCCTTTATTAGAAAAACTGAGGAAACCACGAGAAGAATTCGGCGATTGGTCGATCTCTCATACCCTCTATTGGGAAATGACCTTTCCTACCCATAAGGAAACTATTGTGGAGCACGAATATGAGCCTGGGGCTGGTGGTGGGTGGACGATACCTTATCAAGGGGGTGCCAAAGAAGAGTTTAAGAAGAGTGTGGCCAATTTATGGAGTTCTTTCTCAGGGAAGCTTGAAGAACGTGAAGATGAAGACTGTCTTGATGAGGCCACGAAGCGCGCGGTTGAAAATCGAGTTAAGGTGGCTGTGGCCGAAGGCGCAAATTCGGTTTCCGTGAGTTATGTCAGCATTGAATACATTCTCGGCACTGGGCGCAACTGGAAAGGACCAATAGGGGAATTCAAGTTGAGGCTGATCAAGGAAAAACCGGACCAGTTCGTGTCAGTTTGTTTTCCCGGCAGGCCTGAAAAAATTAGCCCTACGACATATGAATTTGTTCAGAAGGATTTTGTCCCGCCTGATAAACTCGTCGTATATTTCTACACTGTGGATGGGGAGGTTAAATGACGGGTTGCCTGGCTGTTCGTGCCGGTCAGATCGAGTATTACACCGGATTACCGCACGGCCGGGCGGGCCTCACCTTAGAGACACGGTCTCAAAACCGATGATTTCCTCGGGCCGTCGGTACGGCGCGGTACGAGAACAGCCCGAAATCAGGGTACTTCTCGAAGGCTGTCTCCAAAGTCAAGGCACGAGACAAATCGTGTTACGAGACCGGGTAGCCCGGACGTTCGGTGGGACAGGCTTCCAGCCTGTCTATTAGGATGACCGGCAAGATGCCGGTCCTACCCGCGGGTCGCAAAGCGACAAGAGGTCTATTGGCCGTACTGATCGTCCAAGCCCCTATTTTTCGCATTGATTCCGGTCATGTATCACAGGTCCAGACCTCTTGTGCCTTCGGCACCCGGAGACCGTAGCCTCCGGGCTACCCAACACCTGCAATCGCGTCCAATTCGTGGCACGATCCCTGTTTGAAATTCGATTTTGAGAGAGCATTCTCGAAGCGCCCCTACATAGGATCGGTACATATTGATTGCCGCAAAAAATGTCCGAAAATGGGGTCATAGGTTGGCTAAGACCGCAATCGGCGGGCACGGCCCGCCCTACGATTGGACGATACGCCTCTCGTAGGGCGGGCTGTGCCCGCCGTCTGTGCGTTGCCAATGCCCTGGACCGTGCCTCTTCGCGTTCATTTTCAGGGTGGGACAGCGAAACGGTGCAAGGGTTGGCCCGGGCCTTGACTCCCCAATAGCCGTGTCTATTGTTTCTTGTAAGGAGTTCGGGCAAAAGGCCGAGCTAACTTTTGCTTTGAAGGAGGCCGCCAATGAGAAAATCCATAGGTCCGCCGGATACCAGATACAGATGCTGCATTGATGCCTCGTGCAGAAAGTTCGAGTCGCCGTGGGAAGCAGGCAGTTGTTACGATGAGGGAGGCAGCATAGTTAAAGACTGCTCTAAATGCGGGGATTCATCCGAGGTCAATCGATGACTTTCTGCCACGGGATGTGAGATTCCCGAGGCGCGACACGAACGTGCGGGCACACGGGTAAACCTTAGCTGGGGAGACCGGTTGGGCGGTTTCGCGGCCAAAATCTAGTCATTTTGCAGGTAAACTTCGGGCGAATTTTCGCGCCTTTTCAAGCCACTGTTTCAAGGATTCGTCATTCTCGAATCCCCGACTGGCCACCATCACCCATCCCTTCATGGGTCGGCCTGTGATGTCGAATGGCTTGACAAACGGCAGTTTCATCGCTTCCTTGGCTTCATCCTCTCCCAGGCGCAGGATCAGGAAGTCCTTGTAAACACCGCAGAACATATTTCCTTGCACCAAATGGCACACTCCGCCGAACATCTTCTTGTCTACGGTGTTTTTCCAGCGTGATACAATCTTCTTGATTCGTGCATCGAGTGCTTCATCGTATGGCATCAACTCACCTCCCATGACAGAGAACCGACCATTGGCCGGCGAAAGAGAAAGGTTACCTCTTCGCATCCCTTCAACATTGACAATGTCATAGCTGCATTCTAATATTCTTACTCCCTAAATAACATCGTCTTTTTTGCACAGAATCTTTCCCGCAAGAACCAAGAGGCTACCATGAACTACAAGATCGGCATCGACGTAGGCGGTACCTTCACGGACTTCCTGCTGACCCGCTCCGACGGTCAATCCCGAACTTACAAGGTGCTGTCCACTCCCAAAGATCCATCCATCGCGACCATGCAGGGAATCTCCGAGATGGCTCAGGACGAAGGAATGACCCTGAAGGATTTTCTGGCCGCTGTGGAAGTGATCGTTCATGGCACCACGGTAACCACAAACGCGGTGCTCACATACCGTGGGGCAAAAACCGGACTGCTTACTACGAAAGGGGTTCGGGACGCGCTCGAAATGCGGCGCGGCATACGGGAAGAGCAGTACAACAACCGATACACGAATGTAGAGCCCCTGGTGCCCCGTTACCGACGACTTCCCGTAACAGGGCGATTGGATTACGCGGGGAACGACATCGCCCCACTGAACGAAGACGATGTGCGAAAGGGGACCGAATTCTTTTGCAAAGAAGGAGTTGAAGCCGTTGCCATATGCTTCATGAACTCCTTCGCCAACAGGGAGCACGAGGAACGAGCGG includes:
- a CDS encoding TfoX/Sxy family protein — encoded protein: MPYDEALDARIKKIVSRWKNTVDKKMFGGVCHLVQGNMFCGVYKDFLILRLGEDEAKEAMKLPFVKPFDITGRPMKGWVMVASRGFENDESLKQWLEKARKFARSLPAK
- a CDS encoding DUF4424 family protein — translated: MPQLKMFTIFPLPAIVGIVLLCTSQVFANDSTARLGAGGIELLKNEHIRMLEEVLEISPTKVRVKYRFLNESDQDTHTTVAFPVSPEDPILGYHSPVAFSSNILKTFKVLVNGRLLTTQHERKAVVDGRDITAELRKLGLSDKEIFFEVSYENLDPLLEKLRKPREEFGDWSISHTLYWEMTFPTHKETIVEHEYEPGAGGGWTIPYQGGAKEEFKKSVANLWSSFSGKLEEREDEDCLDEATKRAVENRVKVAVAEGANSVSVSYVSIEYILGTGRNWKGPIGEFKLRLIKEKPDQFVSVCFPGRPEKISPTTYEFVQKDFVPPDKLVVYFYTVDGEVK